A window from Drosophila nasuta strain 15112-1781.00 chromosome 3, ASM2355853v1, whole genome shotgun sequence encodes these proteins:
- the LOC132790210 gene encoding G-protein coupled receptor dmsr-1, producing the protein MVTNMSQPHYCGASVDDFHTNYKYIHGYFSLVVCILGTIANTLNIIVLTRREMRSPTNAILTGLAVADLAVMLEYIPYTVHDYILSDLLPREQQLSYSWACFIKFHSIFAQVLHTISIWLTVTLAVWRYIAVSYPQRNRIWCGMRTTTITIAMAYVVCVLVVSPWLYLVTAITKYQMTLDANGKTIKTVPLTQYMVDNDEQVSLQVMSSTTPDMAWAFASSSNTTSMSMLNLSTVVPTTTVAPSELGQRNITVYKLYHSELALNDLPLRNATFLIYSVIIKLIPCFALTVLSVRLIGALLEAKKRRKILACHAANDMQPIVNGKVVTPSQPKSCKLLEKEKQTDRTTRMLLAVLLLFLITEFPQGIMGLLNVLLGDAFLMECYLKLSDLMDILALINSSINFILYCSMSRQFRSTFTLLFRPRWFDKWLPLSQHDGDGRDGMGGRLDGYGRQRLVHTDAVSKSMAIDLGLTTQVTNV; encoded by the exons ATGGTCACGAACATGTCGCAGCCGCATTATTGCGGCGCCAGCGTTGATGATTTTCACACAAA ctataaatatatacacgGCTATTTCTCGCTGGTGGTCTGTATACTCGGCACCATAGCAAACACACTAAATATCATCGTGCTGACTCGCAGGGAAATGCGTTCACCAACGAATGCCATACTCACAGGATTAGCAGTCGCTGATCTGGCCGTGATGCTGGAGTACATACCCTACACCGTGCACGACTACATACTCAGCGATCTGTTGCCGCGCGAGCAACAGCTCAGCTATAGTTGGGCCTGCTTCATCAAGTTCCATTCGATCTTCGCCCAGGTGTTGCACACGATCTCCATTTGGCTCACAGTAACTTTAGCTGTGTGGCGCTATATTGCGGTGAGCTATCCCCAAAGGAATCGCATCTGGTGTGGGATGCGCACGACAACGATAACTATAGCGATGGCCTATGTGGTCTGTGTCTTGGTGGTATCGCCTTGGCTGTATTTGGTCACCGCCATCACCAAGTATCAGATGACACTCGATGCCAATGGCAAGACGATCAAAACGGTGCCGTTGACGCAGTATATGGTGGACAACGATGAGCAAGTCTCGCTGCAGGTGATGTCCAGCACAACGCCGGACATGGCTTGGGCTTTCGCttccagcagcaacaccacATCGATGAGCATGCTCAATCTGAGCACAGTGGTGCCCACAACCACGGTGGCACCCTCTGAACTGGGACAGCGCAACATCACAGTGTATAAACTCTATCACAGCGAACTGGCGTTAAATGATCTTCCTTTGCGGAATGCGACTTTTCTCATCTACAGTGTGATCATCAAATTGATTCCCTGCTTTGCCCTAACAGTGCTCTCAGTGCGTTTAATTGGCGCGCTGCTCGAGGCGAAGAAGCGTAGGAAAATTCTCGCCTGTCATGCGGCCAACGACATGCAACCGATTGTCAATGGCAAGGTTGTGACGCCATCGCAGCCGAAGAGCTGCAAGCTGCTGGAGAAGGAGAAGCAAACGGATCGTACCACGAGAATGCTGCTGgcggtgttgttgctgtttctcaTCACAGAATTTCCACAGGGCATTATGGGACTGCTGAATGTGCTGCTTGGCGATGCGTTTCTCATGGAGTGCTACCTCAAACTGA GTGACCTAATGGACATACTGGCACTTATTAATTCGAGCATCAATTTCATACTTTACTGCTCGATGAGTCGCCAGTTCCGCAGCACGTTCACGCTGCTCTTCCGCCCCCGCTGGTTCGACAAATGGCTGCCGCTGTCGCAGCACGACGGCGACGGGCGGGACGGAATGGGGGGAAGGCTGGATGGGTATGGGAGACAGCGACTGGTGCACACGGATGCTGTTAGCAAGAGCATGGCCATTGATTTGGGTCTGACGACGCAAGTGACAAATGTGTAG